The Verrucomicrobiia bacterium genomic sequence CCCCCGCCCCCCGTCCCGCCTCCCCCCGTCTCGCACGGCCCATCCCGCCCGCATCGCCCCAGCACATCGAGCGCATACGACGGCACCCGCGCATCGATCAACTGCACCGCCCGCGTCCCCTCGGCGTACCCGGCATACACCTCCGGCACACCCGTCACCTGGACCACCGCATCCACCCGCACCGCCGCCGGCAACGCCTTCCGCAGCGCTCGCGTGAACAGCCCCGAACCCACCCCGTCCCCGTCCACCCCTCCCGATTCCAGCTGGTACGCCCGCGATGTCGCCAGCCTCCGCACCAATCCCCGCAGGTCGTACCCGCCCGACTCAAACTCCCGCGCCAGCTCCTCCAACAAGCCCGGATGCGTCGCCGGATTGGTCGGTCGCAGATCGTCCACCGGCTCGACCAACCCCCGCCCAAACAACTCCCGCCACACCCGGTTCACCAGGGTCCGCGCAAAGAACGGATTCCCCGGCGCCGTCATCCACGCCGCCAACGCCCCCCGCCGCGACGGATCCCCATGAGTCGGATCAGTCGGATCAGTCTTGCCCCCATCGACCCCCAACGCCCCGAGCGGCCTCGGCATCACCGGGCGCCCCGTCTTCGGATGGTCCACCTCGCCCCGAACCCGTTCCCGCACGACCCCACCCGACACTTCAACCCGGGCGAAATACGCCGCGAACGCGTGGTAGTCGTCCTGGGTCCACCGGTCCGCCGGATGCGCATGGCAACGCGCGCAGGCAATCTGCGTCCCCAGAAAAACCCGGCCCACTGCCTCGGCCAGGTCCCGCGGATCGGCCGCCAGGGTGAACAGGTTCGCCGGCCCCACCTCGCTCAACACGCCTTCCGCCTCGATCAACGCTCCCGCCATCCGGTCCCAACCCCAACCCTCCCGCACTCCTTCCCGCAGCCACCCGTGATACGCCTGCGCCGCCGACGCATCCCCGCGCCGTCCTCCCACCTGCAGCAGATCCGCCAGCTTCATCGTCCAGAAATCCACCCACGCCTCGCTGGCCAGCAACCGGTCAATCACTGCCTCCCTGCGTTGCGCCCCGCCCCGCTCTCCCAAGAACGACCGCACCTCACCCTCCGTCGGCGATCGCCCGATCAAATCCAGATGCACCCGACGCAAAAAGGTCGCGTCGTCGCTCAACCCCGCCGGCGCCAGCCCCAGCCGTTCCCAGGTCCGCGCCAGATGCCCGTCCACCGGATGCCCGGACGCGAAGGCCGCCCGCCTCAAAGCCGCCCCATCCGGCTCCTCGAATCGCACCCCCACCCGCGCCGCCGCCACCTGCCCCCCATACCGCACCATGATCCCGGTCAACCCGCTCCCGGTCGCGCGAACCTTCCCGCCGCGAGTCACCGCCGCCACCGCCTCGTCGTTCGAGTCGTGCAACGCCCGATCCGTCACCTCCATCCGGCTCCCATCCGACAGGTGCGCCGTCACCCGCAAGTCAATCCCCGCCCCCGGCCCCGACAGCCACGCCTCCTCCGGCTCGACTTCCAATGCCACCACCCGCAGGTCCCGTGGCCCGTACGGCGCCCCGGACGCCACCCATTCCCGCACCTCACGATACGCTTCCGAATCCACGGCCCAGCGCCGCCCCCCTTCATGCGGCATGCGCCGCGACGCCTTCCGCAGCAGCAGACTCTCGTCCGGACGGTCGAAGTCCAGACGCCGCCCGCCCCATTCCCGCGTGATCCGCGCGTGATCCGCTTCCGGATCGTAACCCAGCAGACTCAGCGCAAACCCGCCCTGCCCCGTCGCCGCCCCATGACACGCCCCCGCATTGCATCCCGCCTGGGTCAGCAACGGCAGGATCCGCGTCGGAAACGACCCGCTCCCGCCCGCCACTTCCCCTTCCAGCGACACCTCCCCACCCTCCCCCAACGCCCCCGGCGCCAGCACCGCCCCCACCATCCACAACGTCACCAAAACCCGCCACACCCCGTCCGGCACCCAACCCCTGCTCAGAAATCCCGACTGGCGCCGCACGGAGCGCGGACAGCCCTGTCCGCGGGTCTCTCGACCAAGGCAGGGCCCGCGCGGACAGGGCTGTCCCCGCTCCGGACGACGTGAGGTGCCCACCCCTTGCATCCTCCATGGTGATGCACCCGGTTCATGGGAACGCACCTCCCCGCCTCCGGTGTCACGCCGCCTCATCGCGTCGCCAATTCCTTTCGCAACCGCTCCAGCGACCCCTGCGCCGCCTCGCGCGCATGCGCCGTCCCGTATCGGTCGCCGAAATGCAGCACCCGCTCCCAGCCCGCGATCGCCTGCCGCATCAGCCCCTCGTCGCCCCGCACGTATCCCTCGATCTCCTCCAGCAACCGGTCCGCCGCCGCCGCGTCCTGCGTCGGTCGCAGAAACTGCCGCAACAGCCCGTTCAACCGATCGTCGCTCGGAACCGCCCCGGGAAACGGTTCCACCGCCGCTGGCCCCTCACCCCCACGACGCTCCATCGCCATCGGCCGCTCGCCCGGTCCATCGATCAGGGTCCGCAGATCCGGCGGCTCCCTATCGCCCGCCAGCCGGGACAACGCCCCAATCACCGCTGGCGCGTCCGCCACCCCCGGCTGCACCAGCGCGAAGTTCGTCCACACCCGGTTCCCTCGGGCCGCCACGATCGTCATCATGCACTCCCGGTTCAGCCCGAAATTCCCCGGCCCCTCAATCCCGTCCACCGACACCCCCACCCGCGAATGCAGCCGCAACGAGCCCGACGCCGCCCGCACCCGCCGTTCCCCCTCCAATCGATCCGGCACCAAAAACACCACTTCCGTCCGCAACCGTTCCTTCGCCTGCGCCCCATACCGATCAATCGCCCGCAGCAGCGGCGCCATCGACCGCTCCAGCGCATGCACAAACACCAGCGCCACCGCCCCGCCCTCCGCCTCCGTCACCGGATCCCTCTCCGCCTCGACCGCCGGCCCCGCCACCTCCACCACCCGGAACGGCGTCACCGCCTCGCCCGGCTGCGGCCCCGAATACACCCGCTCCGCCGCCCCTGCCGTCGATCCCATCCCAATCATCGCCAGCAGGCCCAATCCCGCGCTCACTCTCTTCAACTCCAAGCCCTTCCCCCGACACGCCAGAGCCCTCAGGCAAATCGACCCCCACCACGGACCCGGGATCACGCAAGGCAACATTATCGGTCTCATCGGTCTCATCGGTCTCATCGGTCTCATCGGCTTCATCGGCGACAGGAACAATGGACGGTTGCCTGGGATCCTAACGCCGCTGCCCTCCCTGACCACGCTCAATTTCAAGGCCCTGGCGACACCGGTACATCCCCAAGTTGTCGGTGAGGAGGCAGCAAATCGGAGGGACGAGCTCCGCGAGTCCTCATCCCAACGCACCCCATCGTTGCGGCCCGCTTGACAGGTGGATGACCGGACGATCTTCGGGCCCGTCCCTCATCTCCCGTCCCGATCCCCGCCCCCGGCCTCTCGATGCATCGCCTTGAGCATGTCCACCGCCACCCGGACCAGCGTCTCGCCCGACCCCTCGGCGCACCGCGCACTGACCACCTCGTACGCGCCCTGGCCGTAAGCCCGGCGGTTGGGGATGTACCCGATGCTCCCGTTCGCCAGCTCGACCACCATCGTCTGCGAAAAGGGTGAATCGAGTTTCAGGTCGAGCCCGAGCTGGACGAAAACCTCCCCCGGCAGCGACACCCAGGCCAGTTCCCGGCCCAACGTGACCGCCTGCACTTCGACCTCCAGCGGCCTCCCCTCGCGGGCATGCACATCCAGAACCTTGTACGCCTGGACAAGCTTCATGAATCCGCCCGGTTCCGAATCCCGCGTCGCACGCACGGTGAACCGGGCCGCCTCGACCTCCGCCTCATCGATGGGGGCCAGCGGCAACGCGACGTCCTGCCGCCGGATCTGCAAGGGACCGTGGCCGGACGGCGCCAGCCTCGGCCATTGGCGCAGCACCTCCCCGGCCAGTACGATCCCCATCCGCGCCGCGTTGGCATGTCCGCTCTGGGGCCGCGGCCAGCCCACATCGATGTGGTTCACATCGCCGCAGGTGCCCGCCGTCCACAGCGTGACATGGTCCGGACCCAACACCCGGGCCAGACACTCCGTCAGCGTGAACGGCAGATCCGCGGAAATCTGGTTGCCCCCCACGTTATCGAGGTGCACCGCATAATTCACGTAGGTGGCCAGGGGCTTCTGCTGATGGGTCTCGAACAGGACAATCGGCACCTCCGGATCGATCGGCCCGGCCGGCTTGAGAATGTTCGGATTCCCCTTCCCCGGGTTCCACCCCACCGACCCGTCGCGCATGTGGAACCGCCGGTTGAACGCCAGCGTCTCCTCCCGCCCGATCGCCGCCATGGCCCGCCCGGATTGCCGCCTCCGATCCGCCTCCAGCACGCTCTGCGCAATCAAACCCGGCAGCCCCGCCAGAAAGTCCATGGCCACCGCGTTGGGCTCCGCCCGCCCCGCATCGGTCCGCCCCCGGCTGGGCAGAATGGGACCCGTATGCGCGTGGGTCGCGCTGATCATCACGTGGCCGCCAGGGATTCCAGTCTGCACCTCGATCAAAGCCCTGGCCTCCTCCACCCACTCCCGCCGGGTGCTGATCAGATCCAACGCGACCAGCGCCGCGCGCACCCCGCCCCGTTCCAGCACCAACGCCCGCGAATACAGGTCGTCATGCACCCCGTCCGCCCCCCGCGCGTGATAGTACCCCGCCAGCGGCACCCCCAACGCCGGGGTGATCTTCACCACCGCCGCCCCAACACTCAGTCCCTCCGCCGCCGCCACCCCAACCCGCGGCAACGCCATCAACAGCGTCAGGACCCACCAGGAGATCCTTCTCCCACACGGCTTGCACCGACCGGTACGGACGGGGAATCGCATGCCCGCATGCTCCCACGATCCCGCCCGCATCGGAAGCCTGCGAATCCTACCGATCAGACCCGAAACCATCCCAGCGCCCGGCGATGCCGGTGATACACCGAACCAAACGCCCGCGCCCCGACACACCCGCCATAAAGTGTCACCCCACTGCCCACCACCTCGGGCAACACCGGAATCCCAATCCACGCCAACCCCAACCGCATCACCCCCATGACGAGCAGCAGTCCGAACAGGACCGCACAGGTCGCGAGATAGGCCCATGGCATGGCGGCAATCCCCGAAAACAATCTCACCGGACTCAATGCCCCCAGACTCTCGGTCAGACCCACTGCCAGCAGCGCCATCGGCAGGACAAACATACCCAGCAGCATCAGCCCGAAGCCCACCGTCACAAATCCCATCCGTTGCACCATCAACCCCGGGCCCAGCATCAATCCCACCGTCGCCGTGAATCTCAGGAAGGGCCGCACAATCTCGTCCCAGAACGTCATCACTTCGGGCCAGTCCGGCATCCGGTCCTCCCCGTTGGCCGACGCCTGCAGGACCCCCTGCAGACAGGCGAGGTAATACCCGGTCGCGACCAGAGCAACAGGCACGTACACCATCAGGAACAGCGGCGCCAGACCCCGCGATAATCCCATCAGGAACTCCAGATAACCCCGCAGCCCATCGAGCACCGCAAAGACCACCCATCCCAGCACCAGCAGCTTCCTCGCGTCGCCCCTCAACGGGTACCCAAACGCCTCCCGCAACAACCCTCCCAGGGTTCCCGGGCGCACGGCCGCCGGCTCCACCTTCGCCGGTCCGCAGGTGCCACCACACTTGAGGCATCCATACACCACCTCCCCTCTCCCGCCCCGATAACGCCGCACCGACTCCGGGTCCATCCGCGCCCCGCACGTCCGGCACACCAGGTCGGGAAAGGGCTCGGCAACTCCGGCATCGTGACCGGCATCGTGACCGTTTCCATCCTCCAACTCTCCCGGCACCCTCGCCGCCGCCAGTCCTGGAACCACCCCAAGCCGCAGACCCGCCGTGCCGGCCGTCGTGGCGCGCACCAGACGCAATTCGATCGAACCCAGCCGG encodes the following:
- a CDS encoding DUF1553 domain-containing protein; this encodes MRRQSGFLSRGWVPDGVWRVLVTLWMVGAVLAPGALGEGGEVSLEGEVAGGSGSFPTRILPLLTQAGCNAGACHGAATGQGGFALSLLGYDPEADHARITREWGGRRLDFDRPDESLLLRKASRRMPHEGGRRWAVDSEAYREVREWVASGAPYGPRDLRVVALEVEPEEAWLSGPGAGIDLRVTAHLSDGSRMEVTDRALHDSNDEAVAAVTRGGKVRATGSGLTGIMVRYGGQVAAARVGVRFEEPDGAALRRAAFASGHPVDGHLARTWERLGLAPAGLSDDATFLRRVHLDLIGRSPTEGEVRSFLGERGGAQRREAVIDRLLASEAWVDFWTMKLADLLQVGGRRGDASAAQAYHGWLREGVREGWGWDRMAGALIEAEGVLSEVGPANLFTLAADPRDLAEAVGRVFLGTQIACARCHAHPADRWTQDDYHAFAAYFARVEVSGGVVRERVRGEVDHPKTGRPVMPRPLGALGVDGGKTDPTDPTHGDPSRRGALAAWMTAPGNPFFARTLVNRVWRELFGRGLVEPVDDLRPTNPATHPGLLEELAREFESGGYDLRGLVRRLATSRAYQLESGGVDGDGVGSGLFTRALRKALPAAVRVDAVVQVTGVPEVYAGYAEGTRAVQLIDARVPSYALDVLGRCGRDGPCETGGGGTGGGGGLAQALHLLNGELINARVGVAAAAMRDGTMSAGEWVEGLYLRALTRYPREDERRRWTTWLEAAEDPGEAAEDLIWAMLNGREFGENR
- a CDS encoding FHA domain-containing protein; the protein is MADDALPGHELVWLDKEGVVRGRFRLTTDEVIVGRGGDCDWVLPDPSVSTHHCRMSLSGEVLRIQDAGSTNGTFVNGERVGEAAVVAGQSFRLGSIELRLVRATTAGTAGLRLGVVPGLAAARVPGELEDGNGHDAGHDAGVAEPFPDLVCRTCGARMDPESVRRYRGGRGEVVYGCLKCGGTCGPAKVEPAAVRPGTLGGLLREAFGYPLRGDARKLLVLGWVVFAVLDGLRGYLEFLMGLSRGLAPLFLMVYVPVALVATGYYLACLQGVLQASANGEDRMPDWPEVMTFWDEIVRPFLRFTATVGLMLGPGLMVQRMGFVTVGFGLMLLGMFVLPMALLAVGLTESLGALSPVRLFSGIAAMPWAYLATCAVLFGLLLVMGVMRLGLAWIGIPVLPEVVGSGVTLYGGCVGARAFGSVYHRHRRALGWFRV